A portion of the Glycine max cultivar Williams 82 chromosome 10, Glycine_max_v4.0, whole genome shotgun sequence genome contains these proteins:
- the LOC102670269 gene encoding uncharacterized protein, translating to MGCMLGQHCESRKRERTIYYLSKKSTACEMNYSLLERTCCALAWVAHRLRQYMLSYTTWLVSKMDPVKYIFEKPALTRRIARWQVLLLEFDIVYVTQKAIKVSALADYLAQQPINDYQPMHPKFPDEDIMALFEEEVEDEDRDKWVVWFDGASNALGHGIRVMLVSPDKQCLPFTARLCFDCTNNMAEYEACTLGIQAVINYRVKLLKVYRDSVLVIHQLKGEWETRDHKLVPYQAYIKGLMELFGDILFHHIPIEENQMANALSTLSSMFKVSPHKDFHASTSNVVLSLHTVV from the coding sequence ATGGGATGTATGTTGGGACAACACTGTGAATCCAGAAAAAGGGAACGAACCATCTATTACTTGAGCAAGAAATCCACAGCATGCGAGATGAACTACTCGTTGCTagaaaggacatgttgtgcctTGGCATGGGTAGCTCACCGTTTGAGGCAATATATGTTGAGTTACACTACTTGGTTGgtgtccaaaatggatcccgtcaAGTACATCTTCGAAAAGCCCGCTCTTACTAGGAGAATAGCTCGGTGGCAGGTTTTGTTGTTAGAATTCGATATCGTCTATGTCACTCAGAAGGCAATAAAAGTGAGTGCTTTGGCAGATTATCTAGCTCAACAACCCATAAATGATTATCAGCCTATGCATCCAAAATTCCCTGACGAGGATATTATGGCCCTATTTGAGGAGGAGGTTGAAGATGAAGACAGAGATAAGTGGGTtgtgtggtttgatggtgcaTCTAATGCACTAGGTCATGGAATTAGGGTAATGTTGGTTTCGCCAGACAAACAATGTTTGcctttcacggctaggttgTGTTTCGACTGTACAAACAATATGGCGGAGTACGAGGCATGCACCCTAGGGATCCAAGCAGTAATTAACTATAGGGTTAAGTTGCTCAAAGTATATAGAGATTCGGTGTTGGTAATTCATCAGTTGAAAGGTGAATGGGAGACCAGAGACCACAAGTTGGTTCCTTACCAGGCTTACATCAAGGGATTGATGGAACTCTTTGGTGATATATTATTCCATCACATACCTATAGAGGAAAACCAGATGGCCAACGCCCTTTCCACTCTATCGTCCATGTTCAAAGTAAGCCCTCACAAAGATTTCCATGCATCGACATCAAATGTCGTGTTGAGCCTGCACACTGTTGTTTGA